A DNA window from Vigna unguiculata cultivar IT97K-499-35 chromosome 10, ASM411807v1, whole genome shotgun sequence contains the following coding sequences:
- the LOC114167152 gene encoding uncharacterized protein LOC114167152 isoform X3 yields MSFILVHHSLQPVLCSKLAERSSDFWAALPLIQALLPALRPWVSNSFDVVDDTFSQWKQPIVQQALSQIVATATSATYRTLVHACAGYLSSYSPSHARAACVLIDLCSGVLAPWMTQVIAKVDLALELLEDLLGIIQDAHNSLVRARAALKYIVLALSGHMDDILGKYKEVKHKILFLVEMLDPFLDPAIAVSKSKIAFGDLASSFPEKQEQNCTIALNIIRTAVRKPAVLPSLESEWRNGSVAPSVLLSILEPHMFLPPDVDLCKSVLRPTDHETASISPLSSGINGGGTFSKSIGQDDSDGKTDVSETTGKSDSAEDRSLLFSPPELQSMTLTNFSNVPKQNSSISSIGDMNLESKNVAEKHSTDHFLTNILDAGLGFEYFNLQADYFQLLNYNDSELRASEFRRLALDLHSQSDVTNESHDAAIDALLLAAECHVNPYFISSIGASSKLTDLLNINECKTVQPRDKVKVKRTYGKNKPNLETIAHIERKRDKLVFQILLEAAELDRKYNLRVSGGEIGPYSAEGFDEKIIKLSPLDVQYADALTLVRQNQALLCNFLIQRLQGDQISMHEILLQSLVYFLHTGTKLYCPPEHVIDIIIKYAEDLNRLLASFHHQLKESNLYLTQERMKGVERRWLLLQRLVIAASGVGEEQSFGNNIQNNYLCGNLIPSSAWMQRISHFSGSLYPLVRFLGWMAISRNAKQYLKDHIFLAFDLSQLTYLLSIFADDLAVVDDVVSKKYEEVKVEDSQVGNSSAKREFERGNQCDEERSFCAIYPELWKFFPNMKRQFKSFGEAILEAVGLQLRSVSSTLVPDVLCWFSELCLWPFSFVSSIGSDQLKGYNAKNARAIILYILEAIIAEHMEAMVPEAAKLVQVLVSLSSSTYCDVSFLDSVLRLLKPILSYSLSKISHDENLLDGDSCLNFEELCFNTLLMKIKQKSEVGHNSEDNGYNTALAIFILASIFPDLSIRYRREFLQSLLNLANFTAFAPTTSFFDYLSAFQCVMDNCKLLLVNNLKEFGVVPLQLPPYPHANGDGLSEDNLKPNSWFLSDVCLIVYESDVHNVDSNNSIADVGHCDLPSDYLEGFCKDIEGLISKLNPAIERCWNLHHQISRKLSIASAECFVFSKCLTSVSQKFHKAEDDQNSSTKSSDMFTLHWRIGLQGLCELAVMLQENSCWEVSCLMLDCLLGVPYSFCLDGVVGMICSTIKNVSCCAPKMSWRLQSDKWLTSLIARGIYNSQESEVPLIDLFCTLLVHAEPEQRIIAVKHLGILLGQCTNGERAVMNSKICSDFIPNKLVLSIPDYVLSRLVSSTWDEVVVLASSDLSLHLRVHAMALLSNYIPFAERHHLQSFLVAADGICCLCNAQPSQDGPILQLSLTLIAYACLYSPAEDISLIPQNLWENIETLGSTKHDGKLGDLEKRTCQVLCRLRDEGEEAKEALKEVLSSNSSKQYDPDFANTRESINQVLGNLTAVHSYFDLFSQKIEQDDMELEEAELELDIIRKEHSFPGRMEDSEELNQIPANKKDVSRLRQIKECIRSLEKSKLKEDIVARRQKKLLMRHARQKHLEEAALREAELLQELDRERTVEMEKELERQRLLEIERAKTKELRHNLDMEKERQTQRELQREIEQAESGLRPSRRDFSSSTHSSRPRDRFRERENGRSGNEGSTRAGSGSLQPEIPSTSSSIVPSPTIVLSGSRTFTGQLPTILQSRDRQDDTGSMYEENIDGSKDSGDTSSIGDPELVSAFEGPSAGYGSQRHGSRGSKSRQVGERRDRDSRREGKWERKHS; encoded by the exons ATGTCCTTTATTCTTGTGCATCACAG TTTACAGCCTGTTCTTTGCAGCAAGTTGGCAGAGAGATCCTCGGACTTTTGGGCTGCACTGCCACTTATACAAGCTCTGCTGCCAG CTCTGCGCCCATGGGTTAGCAATTCTTTTGATGTTGTTGATGATACATTTTCTCAGTGGAAACAACCTATTGTTCAACAGGCTTTATCTCAG ATTGTTGCTACAGCAACATCAGCCACGTATCGTACGCTGGTTCATGCTTGTGCTGGTTATCTGTCATCCTACTCACCATCTCAT GCTAGGGCTGCTTGTGTACTGATTGATCTGTGTTCTGGTGTGCTAGCGCCATGGATGACTCAGGTGATTGCAAAG GTTGATCTCGCATTGGAGCTTTTGGAGGATCTTTTGGGTATAATCCAG GATGCTCACAATTCACTTGTTCGTGCTCGTGCTGCCTTGAAATATATTGTTCTAGCTTTGTCGGGGCACATGGATGACATACTAGGAAAATATAAG GAAGTTAAACACAAAATCCTCTTTCTTGTTGAGATGTTGGATCCTTTTCTTGATCCTGCAATAGCTGTGTCGAAAAGCAAAATAGCATTTGGAGATTTAGCTTCCTCATTTCCAGAAAAGCAGGAACAGAATTGTACAATTGCTCTAAATATCATCCGTACAGCTGTACGAAAGCCAGCTGTGCTGCCTTCATTGGAATCAGAATGGAGGAATGGATCTGTGGCTCCTAG TGTGCTTCTATCAATATTGGAACCACACATGTTTTTGCCACCTGATGTTGACCTTTGCAAGTCAGTTTTACGACCAACTGATCATGAAACTGCATCTATTTCACCTCTTTCCTCTGGCATTAATGGTGGAGGTACTTTTTCTAAGTCAATTGGTCAAGATGATTCTGATGGAAAAACCGATGTTTCAGAAACAACAGGAAAATCTGATTCTGCTGAAGATCGTAGTCTACTTTTTTCCCCACCCGAACTGCAGAGTATGACCTTGACAAATTTCTCCAATGTTCCTAAGCAAAACAGCTCTATTTCTAGCATTGGGGATATGAACTTGGAATCGAAAAACGTGGCTGAGAAACACTCCACCGATCATTTTCTTACTAATATCTTGGATGCCGGCCTTGGTTTTGAATACTTCAACCTACAGGCAGATTATTTCCAACTTCTGAACTATAATGATTCTGAACTTCGTGCTTCTGAGTTTAGACGCCTGGCTTTAGATTTGCATTCTCAGAGTGATGTCACTAACGAAAGCCATGATGCTGCAATTGATGCTCTGTTGTTAGCCGCAGAATGTCATGTAaatccttattttatttcttctattgGAGCCTCTTCAAAACTTACTGACTTGTTGAATATTAATGAATGTAAAACGGTGCAGCCTCGTGATAAAGTTAAAGTGAAAAGGACTTATGGAAAGAATAAacctaatttagaaactattgCACatatagagagaaaaagagataaaCTTGTTTTTCAGATACTGCTTGAGGCTGCTGAATTGGACAGGAAATATAACTTAAGAGTATCTGGTGGAGAAATTGGTCCTTATTCTGCTGAAGGTTTTGATGAAAAGATTATAAAACTGTCTCCCCTTGATGTCCAGTATGCTGATGCTCTAACCTTGGTTCGACAAAACCAAGCTCTACTATGTAATTTTTTGATCCAACGGTTGCAGGGAGACCAAATCTCAATGCATGAAATTCTCCTGCAGAGTCTTGTGTACTTTTTGCACACTGGCACTAAATTATATTGTCCTCCAGAACATGTGATtgatatcattataaaatatgCTGAAGACTTGAACAGGCTGCTGGCATCTTTTCATCACCAGCTGAAGGAAAGTAATTTGTATTTAACACAGGAAAGAATGAAAGGGGTAGAGCGACGTTGGTTACTGCTACAGAGATTGGTAATCGCCGCAAGTGGAGTAGGTGAAGAGCAAAGTTTTggaaataatatacaaaataattactTGTGTGGAAATTTAATTCCTTCTTCAGCATGGATGCAGAgaatttctcatttttctgGTTCTTTATACCCTTTGGTTAGATTTCTTGGTTGGATGGCAATATCTCGTAATGCAAAACAGTATTTGAAAGACCACATTTTCCTTGCATTTGATCTGTCTCAGCTGACATATTTACTATCCATTTTTGCTGATGACCTAGCTGTAGTTGATGATGTTGTCAGTAAAAAGTATGAAGAGGTAAAAGTTGAAGATTCACAAGTTGGAAACAGTTCTGCTAAAAGAGAGTTTGAACGAGGTAATCAATGTGATGAGGAACGATCCTTTTGTGCAATATATCCGGAGCTCTGGAAGTTCTTTCCTAATATGAAAAGGCAATTCAAATCTTTTGGAGAAGCCATTTTAGAAGCTGTTGGTTTGCAGCTGAGATCTGTTTCTTCCACTCTGGTGCCTGATGTTTTGTGTTGGTTTTCAGAGTTGTGTTTGTGgccattttcttttgtttcttcaatTGGAAGTGATCAATTAAAAGGTTATAATGCTAAGAATGCCAGAGCGATAATCCTTTATATACTTGAAGCTATTATAGCTGAACACATGGAAGCTATGGTTCCTGAAGCTGCCAAGCTAGTTCAAGTGCTTGTGTCACTCTCAAGTTCTACATACTGTGATGTGTCATTTCTTGATTCTGTTTTGCGTTTGTTGAAACCTATCCTTTCTTATTCTTTGTCCAAGATTTCTCATGATGAAAATTTATTGGATGGTGATTCTTGTCTGAACTTTGAGGAATTGTGCTTTAACACTCTtctcatgaaaataaaacaaaagagtgAGGTCGGGCACAATTCTGAAGATAATGGATACAATACAGCATtggctatttttattttggcatCAATCTTTCCTGATTTATCTATTCGATATAGGAGGGAGTTTTTGCAGTCTTTATTAAATCTGGCAAACTTTACTGCTTTTGCCCCAACAACTTCTTTCTTTGATTATCTCAGTGCATTTCAATGTGTTATGGATAATTgcaaattattattagtgaatAACTTAAAAGAATTTGGTGTGGTTCCTCTTCAGCTACCCCCCTATCCTCATGCAAATGGTGATGGACTTTCTGAAGATAACTTAAAACCAAATTCATGGTTTCTTAGTGATGTCTGTCTCATTGTTTATGAGAGTGATGTTCATAATGTAGATAGTAACAACTCTATTGCTGATGTTGGTCATTGTGATTTACCTTCTGATTATTTAGAAGGATTTTGTAAGGACATAGAGGGTCTCATTTCGAAGCTTAATCCAGCTATTGAGCGCTGTTGGAATCTTCATCATCAAATAAGTAGAAAACTATCAATAGCATCAGCTGAATGCTTTGTCTTTTCAAAATGTTTGACATCAGTTTCTCAAAAGTTTCATAAAGCTGAAGATGATCAAAATTCTTCAACTAAGTCATCTGACATGTTCACACTTCATTGGAGAATTGGGCTTCAAGGCCTTTGTGAATTGGCTGTTATGCTTCAAGAAAACAGTTGCTGGGAAGTTTCTTGCTTGATGCTTGATTGTTTACTTGGAGTACCCTATAGCTTTTGTCTGGATGGTGTGGTAGGCATGATCTGTTCCAcaataaaaaatgtttcttGCTGTGCGCCAAAAATGTCTTGGCGTCTGCAGAGTGATAAGTGGTTAACTTCTTTAATTGCTAGAGGCATCTATAACAGTCAAGAAAGTGAAGTTCCTCTAATTGACCTATTTTGTACACTGCTGGTCCATGCCGAACCTGAGCAACGTATTATAGCAGTTAAGCATTTGGGAATACTTCTTGGCCAGTGTACGAATGGAGAAAGAGCTGTGATGAATTCTAAAATTTGCTCTGACTTCATTCCAAATAAGTTAGTTTTATCCATTCCTGATTATGTTTTATCTCGTCTGGTTTCTAGTACTTGGGATGAAGTTGTTGTACTGGCCTCGTCTGATTTATCATTACATTTAAGGGTTCATGCGATGGCACTTCTTTCAAATTACATTCCATTTGCTGAGCGCCATCACTTGCAATCTTTTCTTGTGGCAGCTGATGGCATATGTTGTTTGTGTAATGCACAACCATCTCAAGATGGTCCTATACTGCAACTTTCATTAACGCTTATTGCTTATGCCTGCTTGTACTCACCAGCTGAAGATATTTCTTTGATTCCTCAAAATTTATGGGAAAATATTGAAACTTTGGGGTCTACAAAACATG ATGGCAAGCTCGGAGACCTTGAAAAGAGGACATGTCAAGTCCTGTGTAGATTGAgggatgaaggagaagaagccaaagAG GCCCTGAAAGAAGTGCTTTCTTCAAATTCTTCAAAGCAGTATGACCCAGATTTTGCTAATACACGTGAATCTATTAACCag GTACTTGGCAACTTAACAGCAGTGCACTCATACTTTGATTTATTCTCACAAAAGATCGAGCAAGATGATATG GAGCTTGAGGAGGCTGAATTGGAGCTAGACATCATACGAAAGGAACATTCATTTCCAGGGCGAATGGAGGATTCGGAAGAATTGAATCAGATTCCAG CCAACAAAAAGGATGTGTCAAGGCTTCGGCAAATCAAAGAGTGCATCCGTTCCCT AGAAAAGTCCAAACTTAAAGAAGATATTGTAGCCCGTAGGCAAAAGAAACTACTTATGAGACATGCCCGTCAAAAACATTTGGAAGAAGCGGCTTTACGGGAAGCAGAACTTCTACAAGAACTTGATAG GGAAAGAACAGTTGAAATGGAAAAGGAGCTGGAAAGACAAAGATTGCTAGAAATAGAGCGTGCTAAAACAAAGGAATTGCGTCACAATCTGGACATGGAGAAGGAGAGGCAAACACAG AGAGAACTACAGCGTGAAATAGAGCAAGCAGAATCAGGACTTCGACCTTCTCGGCGTGATTTTTCATCCTCCACTCACAGTAG